From Chryseobacterium joostei, the proteins below share one genomic window:
- the acs gene encoding acetate--CoA ligase, whose amino-acid sequence MRNYLIEDLPQYFEDYKKSIKNPKKFWDKVADQNFVWYQRWSKVVKYDMNEAKITWFKNAKLNITKNCIDRHLAIRGDKTAIIWEPNDPKEEAQHISYNELYTRVNKTANVLRDMGIEKGDRVCIYLPMIPELAVTMLACAKLGAVHSVIFAGFSASAVSSRVNDCEAKMVITSDGSYRGSKVLDLKSIVDEALEKTPTVEKVLVVKRTHNEIKMKEGRDYWLADLYEKASPDFVTVIMDSEDPLFILYTSGSTGKPKGMLHTCAGYMVYTAYTFKNVFNYKENDIYWCTADIGWITGHSYILYGPLLNGATTVIFEGVPTYPEPDRFWEVIEKHKITQFYTAPTAIRSLAKESTEWVDKHDLSSLKVIGSVGEPINDEAWHWFNDHVGKKKCPIVDTWWQTETGGIMISPLPFVTPTKPTYATLPLPGIQPVLMDDKRNEITGNQVTGNLCIRFPWPGIARTIWRDHQRYKETYFTAFPGKYFTGDGALRDEVGYYRITGRVDDVIIVSGHNLGTAPIEDSINQHPAVAESAIVGYPHDIKGNALYGYVTLKETGESRDKDNLKKEINQLIADQIGPIAKLDKIQFVSGLPKTRSGKIMRRILRKIAEGDFSNFGDISTLLNPEIVEEIKNERI is encoded by the coding sequence ATGAGAAATTACTTAATAGAAGATTTACCACAATACTTTGAAGATTATAAAAAGTCTATCAAAAACCCAAAGAAATTCTGGGATAAGGTAGCCGATCAAAACTTTGTGTGGTACCAAAGATGGAGCAAGGTTGTTAAGTATGATATGAATGAAGCGAAGATTACATGGTTCAAAAATGCCAAGCTCAATATCACAAAAAACTGTATCGACAGGCATCTTGCCATAAGAGGAGATAAAACAGCCATTATTTGGGAACCTAACGACCCCAAAGAAGAAGCTCAGCATATTTCTTACAACGAATTATACACCCGTGTCAACAAAACAGCAAACGTTCTGCGCGATATGGGAATTGAAAAAGGAGACAGAGTATGTATCTATCTTCCCATGATCCCTGAACTGGCTGTTACCATGCTGGCTTGTGCTAAATTGGGAGCCGTTCACTCCGTTATATTTGCCGGATTCTCTGCCTCTGCTGTTTCTTCAAGAGTGAATGACTGTGAGGCTAAAATGGTGATTACATCTGATGGAAGCTATAGAGGAAGCAAGGTTTTGGACCTGAAAAGCATCGTAGATGAAGCGCTGGAAAAAACGCCAACTGTTGAAAAAGTCTTGGTGGTAAAGAGAACCCACAACGAAATCAAGATGAAGGAAGGAAGAGATTACTGGCTGGCTGATCTTTACGAAAAAGCTTCTCCGGATTTCGTTACAGTCATCATGGATTCTGAAGACCCGCTGTTCATTCTGTACACATCCGGTTCTACAGGAAAACCAAAGGGGATGCTTCATACCTGTGCCGGTTATATGGTGTATACTGCCTACACTTTTAAAAATGTTTTCAACTATAAGGAAAATGATATCTATTGGTGCACCGCTGATATAGGATGGATCACAGGACACTCTTATATTCTTTACGGACCATTATTGAACGGAGCTACAACTGTAATTTTTGAGGGAGTTCCTACCTATCCTGAACCGGATCGTTTCTGGGAAGTAATTGAAAAACATAAAATTACTCAGTTTTACACCGCTCCTACTGCCATCCGCTCGCTAGCCAAGGAAAGTACAGAATGGGTAGACAAACATGACCTGAGTTCTTTAAAAGTAATTGGTTCTGTAGGAGAACCTATCAATGACGAAGCATGGCATTGGTTCAACGATCACGTTGGAAAGAAAAAATGTCCTATTGTAGACACATGGTGGCAAACTGAAACAGGAGGAATTATGATTTCGCCTCTTCCTTTTGTTACGCCTACAAAACCGACCTATGCTACCCTGCCTTTACCTGGCATACAGCCAGTATTGATGGACGACAAGCGTAATGAAATCACAGGAAATCAGGTTACAGGAAACCTTTGTATCCGTTTTCCGTGGCCGGGAATTGCAAGAACAATCTGGAGAGATCACCAAAGATACAAGGAGACTTATTTTACAGCTTTCCCCGGAAAATATTTTACCGGTGATGGCGCCTTAAGGGACGAAGTAGGTTATTACAGAATTACAGGGCGTGTGGATGATGTCATTATTGTTTCAGGACACAATTTAGGAACAGCTCCTATTGAAGACAGTATTAATCAGCATCCTGCCGTAGCAGAATCTGCAATTGTAGGCTATCCGCATGATATTAAAGGAAATGCTTTATATGGCTATGTAACACTTAAGGAAACCGGAGAAAGCCGTGATAAAGATAATCTGAAAAAAGAAATAAATCAGTTGATTGCAGATCAAATAGGACCTATTGCCAAACTGGATAAAATACAATTCGTTTCAGGTCTTCCGAAAACACGTTCAGGTAAAATCATGCGTAGAATATTAAGAAAAATTGCTGAGGGAGACTTTAGTAACTTTGGAGACATCAGCACATTATTGAATCCGGAAATTGTAGAAGAAATTAAAAACGAAAGAATCTAA